The Apteryx mantelli isolate bAptMan1 chromosome 36, bAptMan1.hap1, whole genome shotgun sequence genome includes the window AAAACGCTGCTAAGAAACAGGCTGAGGTGCCCGCACAGCCTGGATGCTCCAGCAGCTGGTATAGAAGGGCCAAAATTGGGTAATAAAGGAATCATGACGGGATTGCCCTGCGACCAGCCCAGGACCGCGCACCGCGCTGTGAACATTTCCTGCGCATTTCTGCCCCAAATTCTGTATGTTTCCCCCCCTCTAACCTCGCAATAAATCTGCATTGCATAGAAATCGAGTCTGGCTACTTACTGCCTTGGGTAAGAGCAGGAATTGGGGCTGCTTGCGGGCAGCTCTCGAGCGCATGGACTGACCTCGGAGGTGCAATAATAACTGCTGGACACGTTCCAGCGTTTAAGCCGTTGCTTATCCAGCGTCCTGGGGAAACAGCAGGGATTTGTAGGTGTTGGTCAACGTTTTGGGGGTGTTTAGTAGCGGGTTTTACCTGCTGCGCAGCTGAAGTCAATCCCGAACGCGGAGCTCCCTGCTTGCCAGTTGATTACGTCGGCAAGAATAAAATGCTTCGGGCGTGATGTCGTCGAATAGCTTCTCCCCGCGACGGCCGCTCCCAGcgccaggaaaagaaaggaagagagaaaggggaatAAAACCCGCCCCCGTTATGCCGTGTTTTCCAGGGCGTGTAGGCAGATCGGCGGCTCGTGGGCACCAGAGCGTGATGGCACGCGGCTATTTTAGCAAGTGCCATGCAAACGCGTTTCCCTCGCTCCCCGGAGGAACGGGGGGGCGCTGGCCCGAGGCTCCTGCGCTTCCCGGCGGAGCGCTCGGCTGCCGGTGACCTGCGCGAACAGCACCCActgggcctgggcagggcgaCACGGAGCCGGCGCCAGGAGGCAACGCTGGTGGGAAAGCACCTTGGGATTCGCCGAGGATGTTTTAGCGCCCGCGGATGCGCGCGCAGCTGCTGGcagcctcctcccttccctccccacactGCGGTTTGCTGCATGGGTGAAGCTTTTATTTATAGCACCTATAAACAACCTCGGCGAGGGGCACCCGCGGCGAATTCACGCCACCTTCCCAAGCCTGTCGCCTTCGCCGAACCGCGAgggggttttgttttatttccccttctcccgCCAGGGCACCCGCTCGCATCCCCCTTGGGCTCAATGAGGATGAGCGGCGGATTCAGCAGCGGCCGCTTCCGCGGATGCCTTTCGTGCTTCCCCGAGGCCCAAGCTGGCGTCGCTCCGGGCGAAGCCGCTCGCCCCAGTGCTCTTCCCCGCGGGAAACACTCGTGGCAAGCCGCCCTCGGGCCCGTCCTTCCGCTACGGATGGGCTCCGCAGCCCGAGGGTCCAGCCTCGGCCGGGCCGAGGGAAGAGCAGCGGGCACCTCTGGCCACCCGGCCCCCAGCGCCACGGCCGCCTTTCTCCGGTGATTTGCATGCTGCTCTTCACCGGGGCCCTGGCAAAGAGAGGAACCGAAACCCCGGGGTTAAACCACTGGCCAAAGCGAGGTGCCGGGAGCAGGCGCGGAGGGGGTGGACCACGCGGCCGGGGCACGCAACCCGGGGCCAGGTGACATAATTGCTCCCCGGCGCTGGCGAGCGCCCCGTTTCCCTGCCGTCCCGGCAAAGCATGGCCAGGCAGGAGACGTACGGGAACTGGCTgtgcccgccgccctccccggccAAGCGACTGGTGAGACAAGCAGGTAAAGACGCCTCCAAacggggtttgttttttttttttcctcccgcgCCGAACTGTAAGGCGGAGGCGCCCGAATGGCTGCGCAGTCCCAGGGCCGCGGGTTGGCGATGGGCAGCAGCCGAAGCAAGAGCCGGGCTCGGCGTGTGTGATGAGTCTGCGGGTTTTTGCACACACACGCCTACGGCGCCGCGCAGCCGGGCGCCGCTTCCACCACGGGATTTCGTAGCCCTTCAGCCCTGCgagtttttcttttccctctccgcCTCCGAGAGCCGGCGATCGGCAAAATGCACACGCAAGCCCTTTCGCAATTGGCACTCGCTTCCGCCTCGCGGCCGGGCTCCTCTCGTCCCTGCCTCAGTCCCGGCACTGCCGCAGCGGTCGCCGGCATGGCGGCGGTGGTGGCTGCCGGCGTGGGCGGCCGCTGGGGCCGTGGCAATACCAGTAACACCAGTTTGTACCGCCGCCAGCGGCCAGGTCGCGCGGGGCTTCACGCGCGCAAACTCCTTGCCCCGGGCCAGCCCCGGCGTCAGCAATTGCCTCCGAACTGCCGAGCAGGTATTAAGGGCCATCAAGAATCCTCTATTTCTCctaaatcttttccttctcttttcttttctttttcttcttttttgggcAGGAATTTACTCCATAGCAGGCAAAATGACCCCAGTGGGCTCCTTCCGACCAGGTAAGGCATCGTCTCCCCCTTTCGGGGCTTTTCAAAGCACGACATGCTGCAGAGCGCCCCGGGGCGCCCGCTGACGGAAAGCAGAACTCCCCGAGGTGCCTCCCTGGGGTTTTATTTTCGGCTCCGTTGCTAAAACGCACCtatagcaaaaaacaaacaaaaaaatggcccTTCTCTCCGCCTCGCTCCGAACTTCGTTTCTGCTAGAACAGATCGGCTTGCAATGGCTTCCTGAAGATGCTCGGAGACCTGGCAGCAGAAggccgctttttttttttggcatttttcgCCCTGTGCCctctttttggtgtttttttgcaTCGTAATGGCAGCTCGAGGCGTGATGCCCTGCCGGTGCTAGCAGGGAGCAGCCGTTCTCACCGTCGAGGGCCGCGTTTGAGTGCCCCACGGCCACCAGCCCCTTGCTCAGGTGCCACCTGGGACCCTCCTTGCTCGCTCACGTGGCTTTTTGGCTTTGCCTTTCGAGCCAAACCCCCTGGCCAAGCCTGCTTGGATTTGCAAGGTTAGCGCGGCTCCAGGGTTCGGCCCTGGTGCTGGTTACACTGGATTCCCTCATccgttgtgtggggagtctgcgCCGGCCGCGCTTCATTCGCTCCCGCTGCTCCCGGAGAGCTTCTAGTTTCAGGGCAATTGCTTGGATTTGCACCGTTTAGTGGCGAGGAGAATCAGGCTCCTCAAGAACGGAGCTAGGAGAGTCCCCGAGGACCTCCGAAAAAGAAAAAGGGCGTAAGAGCTTGGCAGATGGGCTCTGAATTTACCAAAACCACAGGGAGAGCCACCAAGTAGGGGATGAGGACTCGCGTGCTCGCGCTTCGGGCAGGAACTGTCACGGAGCCGGCGCGCGCACGGGCGACAGCCCATTTCCTAAGGCGGCTCCTTCTCCGCGTAGACTCCCCCGACAGCTTCGTGGATGAGGACGACTACGACGATGTGTCACTGTCCGAGCCTGATCGCAACCACAGGAAGCCACCGGCTGAAGAAGACCTGCAAAGCCAGAGGAGCAAGGGAGGCACAGGTGACGCCCAGCTCCTCTGCCCTCATCTCGCGGGAAGCCGAGGGTCGCTGCCAGGCAGGATTCGGTTCCGCGGCCCTGGTGACACCGCCTAGAAAGGCCGCCGTGACACTTCCCTTCTTATCTCCAGGGGTTTACGTCCTAGCGGGGAAACCAGCATCTTCAAGTACCATGAGAATGCGTGAGTCCAAGTCCCTTCGGGTCCTTGTGCCCTGTTTCCTCCTCACACGGATTTGGGTGTCACACGGATGGATGTGAAGGTCACATGCAGGGACGTGGGGCTCACACACGTGGATACGGGGCTTCTCCACAGTGGTGGTGGAGCATGAAGCAGGAGGAAGGCCAACGAGGTCTTCAAGCACCCCCAGACCCGTAGCATTAAGGCTGCTCGGCAACGAGGTTTATCAGCCTCTTCCCCAATGAACCAGCAAGGAAGTCGCTGCCCGATTACACCAATTAGCTCCTTTGGGGGGAAGCAATGGGGCGTCATCTCCCACTCCTTCCtggggaaggaaagcagaagatACCGGTGGCCGCAGGCATGGCCCTGACGGATGCTGCTCTCCGCAGGCGACTCAGACGCCAGAGCCGGCGCGGGAAGAGGCTGCCGAGAGAAGCCGGTGGTGATCCTCTACGTCCTGGTGGCGCTGAGCTTCGCCATGTGGGTGGCCATCCTCTCGCTCGTCATGGTGAAATGTAAGTGCCGCCGTCGCGCACGTCGGCCCCGACGTAGAGGGGACCCAGCCTCCCTCGCGGAGGCAGGGGCTGAGGCCCGTCCTGTAGAGGAGCAGCCAGATGAAGGGGGTTAAACACCAAAAACGGGTCTTCCCTGCAATTAAAAACAAGGCGTATGTGTTCAGCTAGCGCCTAGGAGCCTTGAAGTTTAGGCACGGACAGAATGGGAAGTGTGTCCCTATCCATAAACCGGTTTTGGTTCTACTGTGGAGCAGTATGCATGCGTGACGGTATGATGACCCAATCGCCCACACGGCTCTATGGCTTGGGGACACCCGACGCAGCCGGTGATTTATCCGGCTGTAGCCCCACACGTTGCACCTCCCTGCTGAGTGTTATCCCAGCATCCGCGCAGCCTGAAGAGGCAAAATGGGACAAATCCGCTTTAGACGCTGCTCAGGGGAAGAGCCCAGCAGATCCCGTTCTTCCGATCTTCTCTGGTTTCCTCTCCAGACTCGGAGCTCTCGAGGGAGTTGAAGATGCTGAGCTCTAATTACTCTGAGAGTGGTAGGTTCTTGCGCTCTGACCTCCGCGGCCAAGGCGTTCCTGGTTATCAGTGGGAAGCACCGGCTCAAGGTGGAGGGTGGGAGGCTGGTTGGGACGTGCCGGCTCTTTCGGGCACCTTCCATCCCTGTGTTTtgtaaatggagaggaaaaaaacccattaACCAcgttctgcaaggaagagctgctcCTTGCTCCGGTTCCTCTCTTACGGCAACAGAATGACACTGCTTCCAGCTGAATTATTTTTCCACCGAGCCATAGCTAGTCCAAAGTCATGCCAGGGCAGCATCGCAGATTGTTGGTGTCATACCGTTAAACCTGGCCACGCTCCCACGCAGTAGACTCCTGTGACACCCCAATCCCAAAGGAATTAGCCCCAAACGGTGCAAGTAGGAACAAATCAGGCATCAGGGCATCAGGGGAGTTAATCCTAATTGTACTAAGTGACGCGGAGCAGGGAATTAGTCCTGTTATCTTTGTTTGCTGAGATCCCGGGTTCCAGGAAGGGCTTAAGCCCAATGGAAAAATCTGCGGAAGTAAAACACGGTGGGTTGGATCCTCACCTAATGCAAAATGATCGGCTAGTTTATGTCGGATGAGGCACAGCCAGAGGACCCCGAACGAGGGGCGGGAGGAGAAAGCTGGGGCCGGAGACCGGGGAGGCTGGGCCAGGTGTCTCACCCGCtgccctgtgctgcacagtgctGCAGGAGCTGGCGGACACACGACGGGGACAAGACCGCATGAGGACCAAGATGTCCACCTACTACCAAGAGCTACAGGATATCACGGGTAAGAGCCACAGGGCCGCCTCCGTCCTGACTTTTGGCCCCGTGCTGGGTGGGGGGaacaaaattttctgtttttccctcgGAAAGTTGGCTGGTTTCTCGGTGATGGGGAACACAGGAGGGCTGCTGTAGATCTGCGTGACTGTGGGTGGTGAGGAGGCAGAGGTGTTGGACCATGCGCGGAGATGGGTCACGTGATGGACCAAGATGGGTTGCGTGATGGACCGAACAGCTCTTCCGGCACAAGAGGGAGAAAACCGGATAAGCCAGGACGCTCGTACGCCTCCTGGTCTGTCTCCTCTGTGGCTTCGGTGAAGCCGGCGAGAAACGGGGGAGTGAGAAACGCTTATGAGCTGTCGGTGCCACCACCAGGGAGGAGAAAACCCATCTAAAATCACCTAAACCTTCCCCATAAATCGGTGCCTAATGATTAAATGCAACAAAACCGTGGCAGAAATGTTTGACTTCCAGAAACAGACTGGATGCTACAGccatccttgaaaaaaaaaaaaaaaaatataagatGTGTGGGCTCACTGAGAGGCAGCGTAAGCCAGGGGCTCCACCAGGATTTCAGGATGGATTTTGCCCTGCAGCGCTGATCTGCAAAGCCCTCCCAGATAGCAGGAGGTGCTCGGCCGGCTGGAAGATCTTCGAGAAGAGCTGCTACTCCTTCTCCACGGAGTCCCTGAGCTGGGAGGACGCCAAGCAGATCTGCTCAGATCAAGGCTCTCACCTGGTCATTGTGAACACGGAGTTGGAACAGGTGAGTCGGCCGGCGATCAGGACAACTGGGAAAACCCGTCGCGCCAGGGGTAGCGAGATGGACACAGTCCGGTTCCTGCTTTTTTGGTGTTTCTACTCTTGTCCACGTCGGACCGTCAAGAGCTCAATTCTTTGGGCAAAGCAGCCGAGATCGGAGctgtttggggggcggggggggtgcgCAGCCAACCACTGAATTGGCTCCTGCATGGCTCCTTTTTGTAGGAAATGGGGCTAAAAGCGAGGCAGGAAGGGTCGGAACGgctcatttccagcaggctctccCACGCCTGGGAGACAAAGCCTGGAGAGAAGGCAGCGGAGCCGCGTTGCTCCCAAGCGAATGCTGCCGCTGGGCGCGTCCAAATTTCCGAATGGCCAGCGAGCCTCCTCGGTCCCTGGCTtgatccctttttattttttattttttttatttttttcgcTGTCTTCACGCGCGCTGCTCTTCTAGAAGTTCCTAAAAGACAATATTAACAGCAGCAGCACGTACTGGCTGGGACTGACCGACAAGCTGGAGGAAGGCACCTGGCTCTGGATTAACGGGGAACCCGCGAGCATCAGGTAAGAAGCGGCTCCCGCGCTCGGctttaaagggaaaataaatccCAGCAGTCGGTTCCATTGCAacggcaaaaaaataaaataaaataaatcagcgTCGAAAGCTGGGAGGATTTTTCAATAGCCGCTGAGGGTGGAAAGGGGAGAATCAGCTCCGCGGTGCTTTATGGAGGTTCCCCCTGTTACACCGGACGCAGGTGATCATCCGAATGCGGCCCCGGCACGTTAGCAACGCCGAAAGCGCGGAAAAGGTCTGCCGGGGAAAGCACCGGCGCACCGCTTCCTTTTTAAGGGGAAACCAGCGGCCCCTTTCCCTCGAAATATGAACTTCCCCTCTTCCTTAGAAAAATTGGCCAGCGCTGGCGGCTAATTACCACTTAAAAAGGGAACGGAGCGAAGGGACGCGGGCGGGGGGAGGCCAGGGGTGACTTTTTGCTCCCGGCAGCTACTGGAACACCTGGAGGGAAAACAGAGACAAGGAGCAGCAGGACTGCGGCAGCATCGGGCCCGACGGCATCTGGACCGATGAGAGATGCTCTCGCGCCCACCACTGGATCTGCGAAAAGTCCTGGCACTGCTAGCTGGCGCTGAGTGACTCGTCTGGCGAGCGTGGCAGGAGCCGGCTGCTGGGGTAGGGGGGGCGAAAGGGGGAGCCGGCGCGTCCCGGCTGCACCTTGTCCTTGAGAGCCCtggaaaaattgcatttttcGGTTAAAATCGCTGGCGAGCTGCAGAGTTCAAACCCGCTTATGGCGCGtgcaaaaaaacctcaaaaaacaacccccccccacttTTCTCAGCATCCTTAAACCTCCGCTTttgtcccctcccctcccaagccttTAGAGCCATGTAGCAAGCGGTCACGGCGTTGCATCACGATTTCTGCTAACTTCTCCGAAAAGCTGGTTTCCGTCAGATAATTTTGCCGCTTTAAATCCGCCCGGTTCTTCCTTATGTTAGCAGCGCCACTCGGTTGTGACTCTGCGGCAAAGGCCGAGCTTTGCCTTTTTTGGGGaggacaaaaaaacccccaaaaaacaaaaaaaccaaacaattcTCCTCAGTTGTAAATCTGTTAATTCAGCGAATTCTTATCaaataaaacttgttttcttAAGAAACGCTGTgcaaacgatttttttttttttttttttggtccccacACTGTTCCTAAACAGATACGCGGAGCCTTCCGCCCTCTTCAAAATTCCTGGGTAAAATTGAAGCAGAGCGGAGTGAAAAATCGCAGTGCCCCCATTAATGTCAGTTAAGCACCAAAAAATACTGCTGACCTCCTGCAAAAACACCTTAAAATCCacaattttttccccctgtcACGCTCCCTCAGTCCATGGGGAAGGTCTCAAAGACCTTCTCAGGGTTTCTTCCTCGGCGCGGGTGGGTTGGGTGCGAGTTTAAAACGGGACGGAGGAAattcccttccccaccccctcccacccccaaaagagaagaaaaacatcctGATTTAGCACCAGGTTTGAGAAAGGCTGTTGCAAAATACGTAAAGAAAAGGGCCCCGCTGAGAGAAAGCGAAACTGGTTACAGCCATTTTCAGGGCCTCTGGCCCcatggatggggggggggggggctggggagtACTGGGAGCACTTGGGTGGGGGGTCTGGTCCCATGGATGGGCGGGGCTGGGGAGcactggggtgggggtggagtCTGGCCCCATGGATGAGGGACTGGGGAGCACTGGGACAAGGGGGATCCCATGGTTAGGGGAGGACTGGGGAGtactgggatggggggggggtccagccCCATGGACAcaggggactgggagcactgggattgGGGGGGGCAGGTCTGGCCCCACAGCTAGGGGGAAACTGGGGAGTACTGGGATGGGTGGGTCCAGCCCCATGGACACGGGgagtactgggagcactggggtggAGGGGTCCAACTGGAAGGTGACTGGGGGGACACTGGCGCAGGGAGGAGGCAGCTCTCTCCCATCCTCCCCCCGCCTAAAACCGGTCCCGGCACCGCCATCATCGCCTCCCCTCACCTCCCCTCAGCACCACCACAGTGCTTCCTCGACGCCCCATTGGCCGCCACCCCTGCCCCTCTGAGGCTCACAGCCAATCGCAGCCTTCCCCACCCTTGTGCTGGGGGCAGGCTTTCAGCACCAGGGCGGGCAGCCCAGTGTGAGGGGAGCACTGCCCATTGGCTATTCCTGCTGCCACTCAGTGGCCCCCCACATGCAATAGGCCAccacctcctctgctcctgcctgcccttccCATAGGCTGCTAGCCCTGTCCGTCTTCCTGCTGCTCACCAATCAGACACCTCTCTAGCACTAGGGAGCAGGAGGATGCATGGTCAGCCCCATTGGCTGCAGTTCCTCTTGTCAATCAAGGGCTGGTGGGAAGCTAATTGGGCTCT containing:
- the LOC106487486 gene encoding C-type lectin domain family 4 member K-like isoform X4, producing the protein MAAVVAAGVGGRWGRGNTSNTSLYRRQRPGRAGLHARKLLAPGQPRRQQLPPNCRADSPDSFVDEDDYDDVSLSEPDRNHRKPPAEEDLQSQRSKGGTGVYVLAGKPASSSTMRMRDSDARAGAGRGCREKPVVILYVLVALSFAMWVAILSLVMVKYSELSRELKMLSSNYSESVLQELADTRRGQDRMRTKMSTYYQELQDITALICKALPDSRRCSAGWKIFEKSCYSFSTESLSWEDAKQICSDQGSHLVIVNTELEQQQHVLAGTDRQAGGRHLALD
- the LOC106487486 gene encoding CD209 antigen-like protein A isoform X1, coding for MAAVVAAGVGGRWGRGNTSNTSLYRRQRPGRAGLHARKLLAPGQPRRQQLPPNCRADSPDSFVDEDDYDDVSLSEPDRNHRKPPAEEDLQSQRSKGGTGVYVLAGKPASSSTMRMRDSDARAGAGRGCREKPVVILYVLVALSFAMWVAILSLVMVKYSELSRELKMLSSNYSESVLQELADTRRGQDRMRTKMSTYYQELQDITALICKALPDSRRCSAGWKIFEKSCYSFSTESLSWEDAKQICSDQGSHLVIVNTELEQKFLKDNINSSSTYWLGLTDKLEEGTWLWINGEPASISYWNTWRENRDKEQQDCGSIGPDGIWTDERCSRAHHWICEKSWHC
- the LOC106487486 gene encoding CD209 antigen-like protein A isoform X2, whose protein sequence is MARQETYGNWLCPPPSPAKRLVRQAGIYSIAGKMTPVGSFRPDSPDSFVDEDDYDDVSLSEPDRNHRKPPAEEDLQSQRSKGGTGVYVLAGKPASSSTMRMRDSDARAGAGRGCREKPVVILYVLVALSFAMWVAILSLVMVKYSELSRELKMLSSNYSESVLQELADTRRGQDRMRTKMSTYYQELQDITALICKALPDSRRCSAGWKIFEKSCYSFSTESLSWEDAKQICSDQGSHLVIVNTELEQKFLKDNINSSSTYWLGLTDKLEEGTWLWINGEPASISYWNTWRENRDKEQQDCGSIGPDGIWTDERCSRAHHWICEKSWHC
- the LOC106487486 gene encoding uncharacterized protein isoform X5, which encodes MAAVVAAGVGGRWGRGNTSNTSLYRRQRPGRAGLHARKLLAPGQPRRQQLPPNCRADSPDSFVDEDDYDDVSLSEPDRNHRKPPAEEDLQSQRSKGGTGVYVLAGKPASSSTMRMRDSDARAGAGRGCREKPVVILYVLVALSFAMWVAILSLVMVKYSELSRELKMLSSNYSESVLQELADTRRGQDRMRTKMSTYYQELQDITALICKALPDSRRCSAGWKIFEKSCYSFSTESLSWEDAKQICSDQGSHLVIVNTELEQQHVLAGTDRQAGGRHLALD
- the LOC106487486 gene encoding C-type lectin domain family 17, member A-like isoform X3, with protein sequence MGIYSIAGKMTPVGSFRPDSPDSFVDEDDYDDVSLSEPDRNHRKPPAEEDLQSQRSKGGTGVYVLAGKPASSSTMRMRDSDARAGAGRGCREKPVVILYVLVALSFAMWVAILSLVMVKYSELSRELKMLSSNYSESVLQELADTRRGQDRMRTKMSTYYQELQDITALICKALPDSRRCSAGWKIFEKSCYSFSTESLSWEDAKQICSDQGSHLVIVNTELEQKFLKDNINSSSTYWLGLTDKLEEGTWLWINGEPASISYWNTWRENRDKEQQDCGSIGPDGIWTDERCSRAHHWICEKSWHC